Genomic DNA from Lactuca sativa cultivar Salinas chromosome 8, Lsat_Salinas_v11, whole genome shotgun sequence:
ACATCTTAATTACAGTACACTTTCTAACATCCAGCACCTCGATCTTAGCAATAATCCACTTGGAGGTATATTTCCATCTGTATTGACAAACATGAGCTCCCTAGAAGTCCTTGACCTTTCATATACCATGTTGAATTCATCGCTTCCTATTATGCCTAAACTTCTAGAGCTTCATCTTTCTGGTAACAAGTTTAAGCAGATTGAGGATGTTGGAATCTGGAGACAGTGCCACCTGAAACAATTGCGTGTGACAAATAATGTGTTCCGTATGGAAATGACTGACCCACCAACAAACGCATCAGAATGCTCCCAATATTCTTTGGAGTTGCTGGAATTAAGTCGGAGTTTAAAAGGTAGAATTCCAGAAACACTTGGAGGACTGGCAAACTTAAGAGACCTTGATCTATCGCAGAATGGACTGACTGGTTCAATCCCTGAATCTGTAACAGGATTAAGATTTTTACAAGTACTTGATCTATCTGAAAACCAGTTGACTGGTCCAATTCCAGAATCCCTTGGAAAATTAGCAGCTTTAACAAAATTGTATCTACATTCTAATTTATTAGACGGGACTATTCCAGTTTCGATTGGGCAACTTGCCAAACTCCGTACTCTATTTATCTCTAACAATTCTTTGGAAGGAGCAGTTTCTGAAGCCCATTTTGCTAACCCTTCGATGTTGAAGAAATTGGATGCTTCTTCTAACAGTAAGTTGACATTCAATGTTTCACGTGGGTGGATACCTCCATTCCAGTTGATATCTCTTAGTCTCAGCTCTTGCAATATCGGGAATGGATTTCCGCAGTGGCTTCGACATCAGAGGAAACTTAAGAGCTTAGAGTTGTCCAATGCTACACTTTCGGGGCCGCTGCCCACATGGCTGCGGAAGATGCCCATCATTTCTTGGTTAGATCTCTCTCACAACAAACTCAGCGGATCTTTGAAAAACCTTCCTAATGCGAAAAATGATGATGTATATTGGTATTTACCTGTATTACTTCTGGAATATAACCTTTTCAGTGGGTCAATTCCAAGGTCATTATGCAGAAGAACAGATTTGGAAGGGCTTGATCTTTCAAGAAACATGTTAAGTGGGAAAATTCCCAACTGTATGGGGAATCTGCAGGGTTTGGTTATCATGAGTATAAGCTCAAATCAGCTCTCTGGTGCCATTCCTAGCTCAATTGCTCTTATTTCATCATTATTTTGGTTAAATTTGAACAAAAATAACTTTACTGGTGAAGTTCCTCCAGAATTAGGGAATCTACAAGGTTTGGGAGTCTTAGATTTGGGTGACAATAAATTATATGGAAATATACCCAATTGGATAGGGAAAAAACTTACATCTTTGGTAGTTTTGAGTTTACACAAAAACAACTTCACTGGTAGAATTCCTCCATCTCTTTGCAAAAGTTCAAATCTTCAAATTTTGGATCTTTCATACAACAACTTAACCGGAACCATCCCTCGTTGTGTAGGAAACTTAAATGGCATGGTTGTGGGTCACTTGATGAATCTAGATTATACACTTATCGATGATGATATGAATGTGATTCAGGTCATGAAAGGTGTTGATCTTGAATATACAACAACTTGGAGAATGGTTTATAACATGGACCTTTCAAGCAATAAACTTGAGGGAGAAATACCGGTCGAGCTAACTACACTTTCTATGTTGGTGGGTCTGAATCTGTCTAATAATCATCTGAGAGGGGGTATTCCAGAGAGCATTGGAAAGATGAAGAAGTTGGAAACTCTTGATTTCTCAAAAAACAAGTTGAGCGGGAGCATCCCTCCAAGCATGGCAGCTTTGACTTTTTTGAGCCATTTgaatttgtcacacaacaacttgtCGGGTCAAATTCCAACAGGAAATCAACTGCAGACGCTTATTGATGATCCATCAATATATGCTGGGAACAAACATCTATGTGGACCTCCATTGCCAAACACTTGCTCAAATCATCAagattcaacaacaacaacaagcaaGAAGAAACACAAAGCAGCTGATGAGAAGATGGAGGTATGGTTGTTTTATGTGGATATAATGAGTGGTTTTGGGACAGGGTTTTGGGGTGTTATTGGAGTTCTGATGTTCAAGAAGCAGTGGAGACACAAACTTTTCATGTTTGCTGAGGAAACCATGGATAAGATATACGTTGCAGTTGTGGTAAGAGTTGCCAAGTTCAAGAGAGGAAGAGAATAGCTGCATAGATCATGTGGAATGCAAGTAGTTCTTGAATGCATGTTATCAGTGATAGTTTTGCTTTTGAGATATGCTTATTCTAATGTATTACTATTTGGATTTTGTATTTGTATGACCTTTGTCATATCAGTGTTGTTGAGAGGTGCTAATTTACAAAATTTCTTTTGGATTTGGTATTTATACATGATCAAGTTGTAGATTTAGATTACTATGTATTTGAGttgtagatttttttttctttttaat
This window encodes:
- the LOC128127754 gene encoding receptor-like protein EIX1; translated protein: MGIHLIFICVFLFAATYTCLGVGNVSVLCSEQEQLALLNFKHSIVEDDSGMMSSWVGNECCLWEGIQCDGVTGNVQRLHLKGDWPYPYNHLAGNKVSSSLAELRHLKYLDLSGNNFHGSRIPEFIGSLKHLSYLNLSDANFDGIIPPHIGNLSNLRVLDLSSNYNELKADDMAWAFGLSSLELLYLSAVDLSGAQNWDMMLHMIPSLKELSLSHCRLSNVNLGPFLNSSRILPNIKHLDLGYNSFKGPLPGLLQNMTSLTFLSLSGFNHSLAWNFPNLLSMIPSLSELHLSGCGLDKTHLSSPHLNYSTLSNIQHLDLSNNPLGGIFPSVLTNMSSLEVLDLSYTMLNSSLPIMPKLLELHLSGNKFKQIEDVGIWRQCHLKQLRVTNNVFRMEMTDPPTNASECSQYSLELLELSRSLKGRIPETLGGLANLRDLDLSQNGLTGSIPESVTGLRFLQVLDLSENQLTGPIPESLGKLAALTKLYLHSNLLDGTIPVSIGQLAKLRTLFISNNSLEGAVSEAHFANPSMLKKLDASSNSKLTFNVSRGWIPPFQLISLSLSSCNIGNGFPQWLRHQRKLKSLELSNATLSGPLPTWLRKMPIISWLDLSHNKLSGSLKNLPNAKNDDVYWYLPVLLLEYNLFSGSIPRSLCRRTDLEGLDLSRNMLSGKIPNCMGNLQGLVIMSISSNQLSGAIPSSIALISSLFWLNLNKNNFTGEVPPELGNLQGLGVLDLGDNKLYGNIPNWIGKKLTSLVVLSLHKNNFTGRIPPSLCKSSNLQILDLSYNNLTGTIPRCVGNLNGMVVGHLMNLDYTLIDDDMNVIQVMKGVDLEYTTTWRMVYNMDLSSNKLEGEIPVELTTLSMLVGLNLSNNHLRGGIPESIGKMKKLETLDFSKNKLSGSIPPSMAALTFLSHLNLSHNNLSGQIPTGNQLQTLIDDPSIYAGNKHLCGPPLPNTCSNHQDSTTTTSKKKHKAADEKMEVWLFYVDIMSGFGTGFWGVIGVLMFKKQWRHKLFMFAEETMDKIYVAVVVRVAKFKRGRE